The nucleotide sequence ACTCTTCGAATGCGATCCGCTGCTCGCGATGCTCGAGCTTCTGCGACATCAGCCATCTCATGTGGGCTGGTCCCCAGGTTGTCTTACCCGGATAGATGCGTCCCAGCCGCAGCATCAATGACGAGATCTGTTGACGCTTGCCCTGGAGGTCCTTCTTCACTGCCTGACGGGCGCGCGAGAGATCGCGCATAGCCTCGTGGCGCTCGTCCGGCACCCACACCGCCGTGAGCTCGTCCGCGCGCAACAGCTTGGCGAGGCTTACCGCATCGCGCCGGTTCGTCTTCACTCGATCGCCGGCCTTCTTCGGAACGAGCGAGGGGGCCACCACCAGGCAGTCATGGCCGAGGCTCTTGAGCAGTCTGTAGAGACCATATCCTGTCGGCCCTGCTTCGTAGCAAAACGTCAAATGACAGCGTCTCGCTGCAAGCTTTGCCACCAGCTTTCGGATCGCTGCCTCCGTGGCAGGAAACTCCCCGAGATATCGTACCTCGCCGCCACGGCCGCCATCGGCAATGGCTATAGCATTGCGCGATTTTGACGTATCGATTCCGACAAAGACCTCGGTATGATGACCCACGACTCGCCCTCCTTGTTTGAGGCTCTGCCCGATCCATCCGGGCAACCCTCGTCGCAACATCGAGGGTGAGTCGCCTCATTTTGTGGGGGGACATACAGTCTAGCGGTCGTCGCACCGTGTTGCTCCCCATCCTCTGATCCCGGCACCAGGTGCGCTTTAGCGCGATCCAGAAAATTCGATTGGAGTAACGGGGCAGCAAGCCGCGCGAAGACAAACAACGTAGGGGAACGATCCGGTTCTGTCAGCGAGCGGCCGGCTGGGCGCGAAGCGCTTTGGCCGAACGAAGCCATCAGCTATTCAGCGTTGCGACCCGATTGCCGTGAGGTCGCCCCGTCGCGGGCCATCTTCATCAGCCTCCTCCCGCAAGCCAGCAAGCCTAAGCGCCTTTACCATCCTGCCCCGGAAGTCGGCATCGAAGCACCATAGAGCGTAGAGGCGATCAGCTTCTCGCACGCTGATGTTGGGCCTGAGTTTCAGCAACGGCGGGATTTGGGCCTTAGCTTCGTCAATTCTTCCGAGATGAGGGAGCGTGTAGACGAGGTGCAGACGGTCCAACCAGTTCTGCTCAGAGTAGGACCGTTGGAAGACCTCAAGAGCCTTGGCATACTCACCCTTCCGATAGTGGTCCTTTGCGACCACCCACCACCACCAGGATGGTGCCGCCGTCCCTGCAAGTGCCAGGCCCTTTTCTGCAAGCTTTCGCCCGTAATCCCAGTCTCCGGCATAAGCCAGAAGGTTGCCCATTGAGCCGAGGGCGTTGGCGTCATTCGGGTTGATGGCCAAAACGCGGTCAGCTTCAATCCGCATTCTCCCCGCCTGACAGGTTACGAAATAGGCATTGAAGAGTGCGAAATGCGCTGCTTCATCTTCGGGTGCAAATTCTACGGCGCGATTGCCCGCCTCAAGGATGCGGGGAACGAGATCGCTACCCTTCTCATTGTCGTCGAGCCCGGTACCCCAACTATATTGAATCTGCAGAACGCGCGTAAAGATCGCCCACGCCTCGGCATAATTGGGGTCGCGCTTTACAGTGGTCTCCAGACACGCACGGGCCCGTCGCATTGGCTCTGCGGCGCTCTGTGCCGCACTGGCCTGATAACCCTGAAGAACGCACTCATAGGACGAAAGCTCGGAAGCCGACTTTGCACGCGACCGCTCTAGCTCTGCTTTTGCGACTGCACCAGTCCGGATGTCGCCGACTGCAGCGCCTATATGATGGGCGATATCATTTTGTATGCTGAGAAGGCTTGTCGACGTCGTCGGCCGCTCAAAAGTCTGCGCCCAAACGTGGGTCCCCGAGCGCGCATCTATGAGCTGCGCAGTGACGCTAATCTGATCGGGGACGCGCCTGAAGCTGCCCTCGATCACATACTGGGCCTCAAGCTGCCGGCCCAGCTCTTGCATTTCCATGGCTTTCTTCTTGTAGGCGAAGGTTGTGTTGCGAGCCAACACCCGCAGTTGATCGAAGCGGCTTAGGACAGTGATGAGCTCATCGCTGATGCCATCCGAGAAATATTCCTGATTAGGGTCGCCGGATAAATTGTCGAACGGAAGAACAGCAAGCGTGGGCCCCCTGGGCTGGATTGAAGGTGCGCCCGCGATGCTGACGCTCACTTGGTTGGGGGCGCGGTGTCGACTGACACCTTGCCAAACGACCACGCCTGTGACCGAAAGCGCCGCAATCAAAATGGCAGCCAAGCGCGCTGAGCTCATTCGCGGCCACACTGGGGGAGCCTTTCCAAGCCATCGGAAGCCCGTTGGATGTGGCTCGTCATGAAGGCTCTGTATTGTCGTGAGCTCAGCAATAGCTTCAGGGCCCAGTTTATGAATACGAACAGGTCGCACGATATTTTTCAGCCGCTGCTCGCCACAGTCCTCGAACGGAAGCTCAAGTCTGCCGGCCAGATCCTCGTAAACTCGACTGGAGATACAGACTCCCCCAGGCTCGCTTAAGACTTCAAGCCGCGCTGCCACGTTAACCCCGTCACCGAAGATATCCTGATCGTCGACGACGACATCGCCCTCGTGCACACCGACCCGGAACTCTAGTCGTTGGTCCACCGGTACCTCAGCGTTGCGCCCGGCCATCGTTCGCTGGATAGCCACCGCGCAGGCTACAGCCTCCACAACGCTGGGGTACTCGATGAGAATGCCGTCGCCAGTCGTCTTGACGACGCGGCCATGATGCTCGGCGATGTTGGGGTCAACGATCTCACGCCGAATGACCTTAAGCCGGCGAAGGGTTCCGCGCTCGTCTTGACCCATCAGTCGGCTATAGCCAACCACGTCCCCTACGAGGATGGCTGCGAGGCGGCGCTGCTGGTGCATTTGCTGCACGGCCATTCTCCCCCACCCGAACGGCAGAGCAGAGACACGCTAGACCACCGGGCGGTAGCGTGGGCAACACCAGCTTAGCACCTTTCGGCATGGTAGGTGCAGAAAGTTGGGATTTCGACCACGACCCCGGCTCCTCGCAACCCACAGGTTGCCTCATCCGATGTCGCATTGGCCCGAAGCCGTCTGTGAGGGCAGCGCAGAGTGCGTCTGCTCTGCCCCCGGAGTCAGACGTCAACTTGTTCCGCTATCGCGAGGGCGTCGTCGACCTCGATGCCCAGATATCGGACCGTACTCTCGATTTTGGTGTGGCCCAGAAGGAGCTGCACGGCTCGCAGGTTGCCGGTTCGGTGGTAGATCAAGGTCGCGTTGGTCCGGCGAAGGGAATGCGTCCCGAACAGATGCGGGTCTAGTCCAACGTCCGCGATCCAGTGAGATAGAAGGCGGGCGTCCTGACGGGTCGTCATGTGTCCAGTCCGTCGCAGGCCAGTGAACAGGTATTCGCCTGAGTTCCTGCCTGTCACCCGCAGGTAGTCATCGATCGCCTGGCGCGTCGATTCCGTTAGTTCAAATTTGACCGGTCGGCCGGTCTTCTTTTGTCGAACGGTCGCTCTATCGACGGCGTAGCCGCTCGGCGCGACGTCAACGACTTTCAATGCTACGACGTCGCAACCGCGCAGCTTGCTGTCGATGGCAATGTTGAACAACGCCAGATCGCGGATCCGGCCTTCGACCTGGAGCTTAGTTCGTATAGACCAGACGTGCTTCAGACGGAGCGGCGGCTTTGCGCCGACGATCTTCCCCTTGTTCCAAGGAGTATGTTTCGAGGCGGCAGGGGTGGTGCTCGGGATATCGGTCATGTTGACCTCCTCAGCTCGTGAGGCTGGTCATTTTGGCCCGGAGCCCTGCCGATCTTACGTCCGCTTCCAGACGTTGAAGACGTACTTGCGTCCAATTCGAGCAAAGTGGGACCGATTTTGACCCAGAGCCGAATTCGATCCTGCCATCGTCTGCCAAAGTGGCGCGCGCGGCCGAACGATTTCGGGCGGGACGTTCGGGTTACATCTTGGTCGGCGCGTTAGCTGGCCTGCATCTGCCTCGCGGCCTTACCCGGGATGATCTGATCGGTTTGACGGCGCATGATGTCGTAACATTCACAGGACGCTTGCTCGAGACGCCCCCTATCGATTTCGATCAAGCCCCGCCGATCTGCTCTGATAGCGCCCGAGGCGCGGAGTTTGGCAACCTCCAGTGTCACGGTCGTTCGTCGCACCCCGAGTAACTGCGAAAGCGTCTCCTGAGTTAATGATAGAATGTTGCGTTCCGCCCGATCATGCAGGTGAAGCAGCCACCGGGCCATGCGGGCCTCGACGGAGTGCAGCCCATTGCAGGCTCCGACGTGCTGGAACTGCATGAGTATCGACCTCGTGTGCGTCTGGACCACATGTCTGATGGCGCTGCTCCCCATGTAGGCTGCTTGAAAACGCTCTACGGAGATTTGCGATGCGGTGCCGCCCACCCGCACGACCGCGGTCACGGACGACAGGGAGGGGTCTCCACCCAGCACCGAGAGCGCACCGAGGGCTCCCTCGCGCCCGATCACGGCGGTTGCAATCGTTTCCCCGTTCGGCAGGCCGAGCATGAAGGAGATGGCGCCGCTATGGGGAAAGTAAACACGGTCGCGTCGATCTCCCGATCGCGCTACCACGACATCCTGTTCAAGGGATACTTTCTGGAGATGCGGCGCGAGTAATGCGAGGTCTTCCGACGGCAATGCAGCTAGGAGCTGATTACCAACGCTAGCAGGGCGCTCCATCATGGGAGCCCCCGAGCGCATATTTAACTCAACTTTCGTCGTGCTGATTGGAACACCATACGGGTCGAAATCGAGGAGGTTCCCGCGATAACCGACCGACGGGGCCCTCGCTGTGCAAGCCGTCTAAGGCCGCCTTGTCAAGCAGAACATTTAAGCAAGCACTCCAATTCGTCACCGAATTGTGGAGCCGGCTTTTGGCTTTTCGACCGAACCTGGCGCTCGTCTTCATGTCTGCAGGGCCCCGGCACAGCCAAATCGACGCGCATGACCCAACTGAGACATTCGCGCATCAGTCTACTGTTGTGCAAGAATGCAGCAAGCGCTGTGGTAGGCTGCAACGCTCCGGCCCGAGCGGAGACAACGGTCACGGCAGACCTGAGCTTGGCTGGACCGGCTCCACTGAGACCGACGCTAGCGGTCATAAAGCGGATTGCGATTGTCCATCCCAGCGAACCGTCCTCGGAGGTCTTGCGACGTCGCGGCCTCGAGATGCTTGGGAGCGGCGTGCGCGCGGGCGCCGGTCTCGATGCGCTAACGCACGAAGATGCCTTGTTTAGCGATAGTTGCGCGACATGGCGCCCGTCCCGTTCCTCGGTAGGAGGCGCATCACGACCGCAACTTCCAATTTAGGCAATCTTGGCGACGCGGCCGAGACTGGCCGCACCTGCGCCACAGGTGCGCCCCATTGCCATCCCCCTCGCCTCCTTAATCTGCGTGCCAAGTCGGGGCATGAATGGGGGACCGCGGCCGCGCGGCTGGCGACATTGAAGATTTGGCAAGCAAGCTGTATTGCCGGCGCGCTGACAGCGACTTCGCTTGCCGCGATTGGTCAGATCGCGGTACCGCGCCAAAGCATCGCAACGCCGAATGCAAGAGTGGCTGATGCATTCAGCGGCATCCCGCTGAATGTGACGATGGTCCTGACAAATGCCGGCGCCGCGTTTCCGGCCCCGGCCATCGAGACGAAATTCGATACAGGATTATCGGCTAATGCGATCGTTGCGGCGGGATTCAGCGCCGCGGCGCCGGACTCGGTGCTGCCGTCTGATGTAGCCAGTTCGCAAGGGCCAATGTTGCAGGTCGCCAGCCTCGAGGCGGCGCCGCCCGAGAACTCGACAATGCCACAGCAGGACCATCCGCCCGCGGCCTCGCCCAATCCGGGCGAAGGCAAACCGTCGTATCTGAAGTACTACGTCTACTCGGAAATTCCGCCGCCGGAGAAACCCGCGAAGATCGCCTTGTCGGCGTTGAGCGGCGTTCCGCTCGGAACGCCAGTCCAGGAGATCGAACGCGCGGCCGAAGCGTTCGGTGTCGATGTCAATTTCATGAAGGCGGTCGCCAAAATCGAATCCGATTTCAATCTCAAGCAACGCACCGGCTCCTATATTGGTCTGTTCCAGCTGAGCAAGTTTGAGTTCAACAAATACGGATCGGGCGACATCCTCAATCCTCGTGACAACGCCATGGGTGCCGCCTACAAGTTCCTCAGCGAGGCCGCGCTATTCGAAATAATGACGCAGAAGAAGCCGACCTTTTCCGATCTCTACCTGATCCACCAGCAGGGTTGGGAAGGAGCCGCACAACACATCAGCCATCCGCAGCGGATTGCCTGGAAGTCGATGTGCGCAACCCAGGAGGGCTCTGAAAAAGGCGAGCGATGGTGCAAGCGCGCCATCTGGGGCAACACGCTGCCGGCCGTCAAACGCGAATGGAAGTCGGTCGATCGCCTCACCTCGGGTGCGTTCGTGGCGATGTGGCGGGACCGCGTCGACACGCTCTATGCCCGCTATCCTGTGCTAACTGCGGCGGCCGAACACTCGAGATAGAACAGCTTGCGACTGCCCCCACGCACACCTCTTGGCCCACATTCGTTTCGTCGAGAAGCTCTGTCGGCGATCGAGTTTCCGGCGCAGGCAGGTTTGCGTTCCGCTTAGAGACTGGTGGTTGTTCGGCTCCGGCGGCGGGATTGACCCAAACACCTCGACCAGTGCCGCTCCGCGACCCGGACTCCTAGAGCGTCAAGTAGGCGGCGCAGGTCCGGTGTCAGGGGGTAAACCGGACATCCATCTCGTGATCCTCGACCGTCACTTTTGACCCGATTCGGACCTCGGTGCCGCGGTCTGCTATGTCCTGCTGATCAGGAAAGTCCGACAAAGTCGTAGTCGCCGAGCCCCTGCAGCACTAGAAACACAGCGGAGCTGTCGCTAGCATTCGTGACCCGGTGCGGTCGGCCAGGACGTACAGCGTAGGTTTGGCCAACGCTAAGACATACCTCCTCGTCCGGATCGCGTGTCGTGACGTGGATTTTTCCACTAATTACATAGAACGTGTCTTGTACTTCGTTGTGATGGTGCCAAGGCACGCATTGTGTTGGGCTGATCTGGATTTCGGCAATCCGGAATCCGGGTCTCGCTGCGTAATAGGATCGGCGTTCGACTTCGTAGATTCGGCTGGTATCGCTCACTGCTTGCTGCATGTCAGCGTCTCCCTTGCAGGCTCATTGCCCATCGACGGGTTATCGAACTGGATTAGTCCACAGGCTTGATGCGCGCGTCGCGAATGACTTTTGACCAGCGTGCTACCTCCGATTTGATCTGTGCGGCGAAACTTGCCGGCGTATTAACGACTGGTTCGAGGCCCAATGAAGTCAGCCGGTCCCGGACTTCGGTCAATGCGACGATGCCTGCTATTTCGCGATACCAGCGAGCGACGATGTCCTGTGATGTGCCCGCGGGGAACAGGACGCCTTGCATGAAGATCGACTCTTGATCCTCATATCCGGCCTCCGCCATCGTCGGAACCTCGGGAAGCAGTTTCGACCTCGCATTGCTGGTGATTGCCAGTCCGCGCAGCTCGCCTTCCTTGATAAAAGTGACTGCGGCCGGCAAAGAGATGAAGGCAATCGGAACGTGGCCGCCTACCACCGACATCATGGCAGGTGATGCGCCATTGAAAGGGACGTGCACAAGATCAAGACCGGCAGCAAGTTTGAATAGTTCGCCAGCGAGGTGTGACGACTGGCCGGTACCTGCCGAGGCATAGCTGTATTTGCCTGGATTCGCCCGCACGAGGGCGACGAATTCCTTGAGATTGTTCGCTGGGAAGGACGGATGCACGATCAAGACATGTGGCGCCGCTGCAATGACGGTGACAGGCGCGAAATCCTTCACTGGATCGTACTGAAGCCTGGCGTAGAAGCTCGGGTTGAGCCAGAAGCTCGATGTTACGATAACGACCGAGTAACCGTCGGCTGGCGCGCGTGCCGCCACGGCAGTGCCGACATTGCCTGCACCAGCGGGAATGTTTTCGACATAGAACGCCTGCGCCCAACGTTCGGATAGCTTCGCGGCGATGATGCGGGCGACAGTGTCGTTCGGACCTCCCGGCGCGTACGGCACAATGATACGAACCGGGCGAGCTGGATAAGATTGCGACCATCCAGGTCCGGACACAGCCTCAATAAAAGCGGCCGCGGACAGGCTGAGAAACGCTCGACGGGCAATCATTGTGGTACCCCGTGTTCGATTGGCCTCGGTGTACGACTGCGCCAGTGAATTCGTCATTGCGATCGTACATCGGTGGGCTATAAGGAGGACCCGGTTTCTGCCTCTAGCCTTATAGGTGGCAGCTATGGCTGGCGTGACGATGGAATGGGAGAGCCGTCTCGGGCGCCGCCTGCGGGTGCGGGACCTCTACATCCTTTCGAGCGTGGTGAAATGCGGCGGCATGGCAAAGGCTGCTCGTGAGCTCGCAATGACCCAGCCGGCAGTCTCGGATGCCATTGCCAATCTCGAACTCTTGTTGCGTGTCCGGCTGTTAGACCGTAGCCCGCGCGGAATCGAGCCGACGCAGTACGCTGACGCGCTGCTCAAGCGCGCATCCACCGTATTCGACGAACTCAAGCAGGGCGTCCGCGACATCGAATTTTTGGCTGACCCAACTAGCGGCAATGTCAGGGTGGGATGCGCGGAATCGTTCATGGCTGGGTTGTTGCCGGCAATTATCGAAAAGCTGACGCAGCGGTATCCGAAGATCACGATTCATGCAGACTACGCGCAGCACGCAACGGCTGAATTCAGAGAGCTTCGAGAACGCAACGTTGACCTAGTCATCGGACGGATTTCCGAGCCGTTCCCTCACGATGATCTCACTACAGAGCCTCTCTACGAAGAGCGGTATTATGTCGTTGTGGGTGCTCAGAACCCCTGGGCGCGCTCCCGTAAAGTCTCTTTGGGAGATTTGGCGAATGAACAGTGGATTCACATGCCGCCGAACAACATCATTAGCGATTTGATCTCTGCGGCATTCGCGAAGCAAAGCGTTCCGGTCCCGCAGGAAAGAGTAGCGTCATTGTCGATGCACTTGCGAACACAGTTGGTTGCCAATGCCGGCTTTATCACGATCATGCCCAATTCAATGTTTCAGTTTAATGCCAAGCGATGGGGGCTAAAGGCACTCCCGATTGATCTTGGGATCAAAGGACGAAACGTCTCGATCGTTACACTCAAACACCGTACCCTGAGCTCTGTGGTTCAGGTGTTCATTGAGCATGCGCGTTTGGCGTCTAGGCAACTACGTCAAGAAACCAACTAGACACTTCTGCTTCTGACCCAGAGCGTCGATATTGGCATGTCCGCTTTTCCGCCGCTTCTAGGAGTAAACCGGACATAGCTCGGATTGGCCACGACTTCCGCGTCTGACCCTGGCTGTTCTCTAATTCCGGGCCTGCGGTCAAGACTCTCCAAACACATCCTTGCCGGGTTCATGGTTCTCTCCGCGGTCGGGGCATGCCCTCCGCATGATGGCGTAGGATGACGCTGGCGGATCAATGTGTGAAGCGCGCTTGCTTTTTTGAGGCATCGCAAAGCCAGGGGCGATCGCACCAACGCCAGCGTCCCGGCAGGGACATTGGCTCCCGGCGCAGGTCGACGGGATTCGGTAATCTTACGCTGTTTGGTCGGCAGTCTCCTTTGATGACCATTTGAAGTCGGTACCTTCAACCCACATCCGGTGCAGAATGACGGCGAGTTTTCGGGCAACGGCAACCTTGGCTTTGCGCAGTCCGCTTCGCTTCGCGAGCCGAATGCCCCAGGCTTTGAGCGCCGACCATTTTGCTACGCGGGTGAGCAGTACGTTGGCTGCTTCGTAGAGATAGCTGCGCAACATCTTGTCGCCACACTTCGAGATTCGACCCGTCCAGTCGATCTCGCCGGAAGCGTACCGTCGGGTCGTTAATCCGACATATTCTCCGACGCTTCTTGACCTTCTAAAGCGCCTAGGGTCATCGATCGTTGCCAGAAAGCAAAGAGCCGTGACAGGGCCGATGCCAGGCGCCGTCATGAACTGTCGCACTTGAGCATTGTTGCGCGCGAGCTTCATGACCTTGCGGTCGAGATCCGCAATCTGCTGCTCGATGGCCGGGCAGTGAGTAGCGGCATTACCGCAACGGCGAGTTCGGGCCGATCTTCGGTGAGCTCCGCAGCACGCAATGCGAATGTGTTCATCTTCGCTGGGCCAATAATCAGCCCGAGGTTCTTTAAGAGCCCGCGGATTTGGTTCTCGAGATCCCGCTTGATCTTGACGAGCAGAGCCCGGGAGAGCCTTGACCGCGTGACTGTCGAGGTCTTTGACGCACACCTCCTTATACCATCCACATTGCATGATGCGGGCGATGCCTACGGCATCGTTGCGGTCGCTCTTGTTGATCTGCATTTTCAAAACGGCCTTGGCGTGCCTGGCGTCGATGCAGATGACGGGCAGCCCCAACTTCTTCAACTCGGTCCACAGCCATGTCGACGTCGCTCCGGTTTCGAGTCCGATCCGCGTGACATGCGGCGCATTCGATTTGATGAATGCTGCAATCGCTTCCGGGTCGGAAGGAACCACGCCTTCACGTTGAATCTTTCCCGTTCGATCAACAATGCAGATCGCTGTTAGCTTCCAGTCCGACATATTGCTCCATTGCAGCTCTCCTGTTTGCAGGGCCGAGGTGGGCCTCATCGATTCTTGGAGAGCTGATTCCCAGAGCCTTAGTGTGGCTCTGGCCCGGAATTACCCCATGTTCTCTCGAGCTCATAAATCGGCCCTGCGCCTTTTCTGCCTCGAGGAGCCTACCGTATTCGGCGTTACGAACCTCATTGAGCCCGTTGGGCCCGTAAATCTCGTCGTCGTGGGCGTGGGACGCCTCCCAGGCCTGGAAAATCTCCTCCTCGAGCTGTAGGAGCGCGCGGTCGTCATCCGGCGAGGCGAGCGCGGTGGCGGGAATGGCCATCGCAGCGCCAGCCGTGGCCGCCGCCAGCCATTTAGAGAAGGTCCGCCTTGTGGTAGGTGTCGAAATAGCCTGCTTCATGGCTCACTCCATGCTGTGGGTTAGAGCCGGCGGCAAGGTGCCCGCCTTGCCCCGGCTTGCTTTCATGATATCATGAGATATGAGCAAATCAACTCGCGATATCACGAAATCAGCTAAGAAGAGACCCACCGAGGCCGGCGCCGCGGTATTGGTGAGGCTGCAGCCGGAACTGGCAAAACCATTGGATGATTGGCGACGTGCTCAAGAGGACCTACCCAGCCGCCCTGAAGCAATCCGCAGATTGGTTGAGATCGCGCTGAAGGCCAAGAAATGACCGGGGGCTTACAGAAGCCGCGGAGTTGAGAGGAGGACAGGATGGCCGCTATTTCAGTTCTGATCGGCGTGTTGATTATCGTGGTTGTCGGGGCGATCTGTTTTTGGGCGATCGACAGATTTGCGCCGGACGGTCGACTGGCACAATTGCTGAAGCTCCTGGTCGTGCTCGTCTGCTTGGGCGCGATCGTGCAGCGGCTGTTGGCGCTGACCTATTAAGGCTTGTCGAGATAGGGCTGAAGGCGAAGGGGAATATAGTGGATCCTAAACTTGAGACCATCGAACAGCGAACTGCGTCGAACTGATTACGCCTCAGTCATCCCAAAGACCACGAGAAACGGAATCGCCGCGAGTAGCTGTGCCGTCCTCGAAGAGTTGTTCGTCCAGCGACACGAGCAGGCTGTCGCCAAACTTGCGAAACTTCGTCGGAAATTCGCGCTCCTGTTCGCCGACTAATTTTTTCACCGCGCGCGGAACGTCATCGCGACCGATCGTACTTGCACAAAGCTCCGCGAACGTATTCTGCACGATCTCATCGCGAGTGGCGAAATCCACTTCGGCACGAAGGAAGCAACCCATTCGAGATCGCCAGCACGAAATAGGAAGGGCGGGATGTCCTTGCGAGCCGGTTTAATGACTGCAGAC is from Bradyrhizobium sp. ISRA430 and encodes:
- a CDS encoding IS110 family transposase, producing the protein MSDWKLTAICIVDRTGKIQREGVVPSDPEAIAAFIKSNAPHVTRIGLETGATSTWLWTELKKLGLPVICIDARHAKAVLKMQINKSDRNDAVGIARIMQCGWYKEVCVKDLDSHAVKALPGSARQDQAGSREPNPRALKEPRADYWPSEDEHIRIACCGAHRRSARTRRCGNAATHCPAIEQQIADLDRKVMKLARNNAQVRQFMTAPGIGPVTALCFLATIDDPRRFRRSRSVGEYVGLTTRRYASGEIDWTGRISKCGDKMLRSYLYEAANVLLTRVAKWSALKAWGIRLAKRSGLRKAKVAVARKLAVILHRMWVEGTDFKWSSKETADQTA
- a CDS encoding transglycosylase SLT domain-containing protein is translated as MAPVPFLGRRRITTATSNLGNLGDAAETGRTCATGAPHCHPPRLLNLRAKSGHEWGTAAARLATLKIWQASCIAGALTATSLAAIGQIAVPRQSIATPNARVADAFSGIPLNVTMVLTNAGAAFPAPAIETKFDTGLSANAIVAAGFSAAAPDSVLPSDVASSQGPMLQVASLEAAPPENSTMPQQDHPPAASPNPGEGKPSYLKYYVYSEIPPPEKPAKIALSALSGVPLGTPVQEIERAAEAFGVDVNFMKAVAKIESDFNLKQRTGSYIGLFQLSKFEFNKYGSGDILNPRDNAMGAAYKFLSEAALFEIMTQKKPTFSDLYLIHQQGWEGAAQHISHPQRIAWKSMCATQEGSEKGERWCKRAIWGNTLPAVKREWKSVDRLTSGAFVAMWRDRVDTLYARYPVLTAAAEHSR
- a CDS encoding tripartite tricarboxylate transporter substrate binding protein; this encodes MIARRAFLSLSAAAFIEAVSGPGWSQSYPARPVRIIVPYAPGGPNDTVARIIAAKLSERWAQAFYVENIPAGAGNVGTAVAARAPADGYSVVIVTSSFWLNPSFYARLQYDPVKDFAPVTVIAAAPHVLIVHPSFPANNLKEFVALVRANPGKYSYASAGTGQSSHLAGELFKLAAGLDLVHVPFNGASPAMMSVVGGHVPIAFISLPAAVTFIKEGELRGLAITSNARSKLLPEVPTMAEAGYEDQESIFMQGVLFPAGTSQDIVARWYREIAGIVALTEVRDRLTSLGLEPVVNTPASFAAQIKSEVARWSKVIRDARIKPVD
- a CDS encoding cupin domain-containing protein, whose amino-acid sequence is MQQAVSDTSRIYEVERRSYYAARPGFRIAEIQISPTQCVPWHHHNEVQDTFYVISGKIHVTTRDPDEEVCLSVGQTYAVRPGRPHRVTNASDSSAVFLVLQGLGDYDFVGLS
- a CDS encoding tyrosine-type recombinase/integrase is translated as MTDIPSTTPAASKHTPWNKGKIVGAKPPLRLKHVWSIRTKLQVEGRIRDLALFNIAIDSKLRGCDVVALKVVDVAPSGYAVDRATVRQKKTGRPVKFELTESTRQAIDDYLRVTGRNSGEYLFTGLRRTGHMTTRQDARLLSHWIADVGLDPHLFGTHSLRRTNATLIYHRTGNLRAVQLLLGHTKIESTVRYLGIEVDDALAIAEQVDV
- a CDS encoding LysR family transcriptional regulator, which encodes MAGVTMEWESRLGRRLRVRDLYILSSVVKCGGMAKAARELAMTQPAVSDAIANLELLLRVRLLDRSPRGIEPTQYADALLKRASTVFDELKQGVRDIEFLADPTSGNVRVGCAESFMAGLLPAIIEKLTQRYPKITIHADYAQHATAEFRELRERNVDLVIGRISEPFPHDDLTTEPLYEERYYVVVGAQNPWARSRKVSLGDLANEQWIHMPPNNIISDLISAAFAKQSVPVPQERVASLSMHLRTQLVANAGFITIMPNSMFQFNAKRWGLKALPIDLGIKGRNVSIVTLKHRTLSSVVQVFIEHARLASRQLRQETN
- a CDS encoding Crp/Fnr family transcriptional regulator, with amino-acid sequence MERPASVGNQLLAALPSEDLALLAPHLQKVSLEQDVVVARSGDRRDRVYFPHSGAISFMLGLPNGETIATAVIGREGALGALSVLGGDPSLSSVTAVVRVGGTASQISVERFQAAYMGSSAIRHVVQTHTRSILMQFQHVGACNGLHSVEARMARWLLHLHDRAERNILSLTQETLSQLLGVRRTTVTLEVAKLRASGAIRADRRGLIEIDRGRLEQASCECYDIMRRQTDQIIPGKAARQMQAS
- a CDS encoding adenylate/guanylate cyclase domain-containing protein translates to MAVQQMHQQRRLAAILVGDVVGYSRLMGQDERGTLRRLKVIRREIVDPNIAEHHGRVVKTTGDGILIEYPSVVEAVACAVAIQRTMAGRNAEVPVDQRLEFRVGVHEGDVVVDDQDIFGDGVNVAARLEVLSEPGGVCISSRVYEDLAGRLELPFEDCGEQRLKNIVRPVRIHKLGPEAIAELTTIQSLHDEPHPTGFRWLGKAPPVWPRMSSARLAAILIAALSVTGVVVWQGVSRHRAPNQVSVSIAGAPSIQPRGPTLAVLPFDNLSGDPNQEYFSDGISDELITVLSRFDQLRVLARNTTFAYKKKAMEMQELGRQLEAQYVIEGSFRRVPDQISVTAQLIDARSGTHVWAQTFERPTTSTSLLSIQNDIAHHIGAAVGDIRTGAVAKAELERSRAKSASELSSYECVLQGYQASAAQSAAEPMRRARACLETTVKRDPNYAEAWAIFTRVLQIQYSWGTGLDDNEKGSDLVPRILEAGNRAVEFAPEDEAAHFALFNAYFVTCQAGRMRIEADRVLAINPNDANALGSMGNLLAYAGDWDYGRKLAEKGLALAGTAAPSWWWWVVAKDHYRKGEYAKALEVFQRSYSEQNWLDRLHLVYTLPHLGRIDEAKAQIPPLLKLRPNISVREADRLYALWCFDADFRGRMVKALRLAGLREEADEDGPRRGDLTAIGSQR